The Juglans regia cultivar Chandler chromosome 6, Walnut 2.0, whole genome shotgun sequence genome contains the following window.
GCTGATATTtcggccagtgttttttttttctttttttcttttttttttccgttttttcaaactataagtttattttttaaccctcaattcagactaaactatttataatttatatatatatgtatttatatataatttatttatatatgtatttatatataatttatttatatatagactattattttgaaatataatttatttatatatcgaccattccgaaatgttatcccgaaacgataccggtactgaaatatttcgtttcagtgccttgaccggtacaacgtccggtacggtattcaaaacattggaggtaactccttataaagaccaggatgagtttgttcctaagCCACGTGAGACTTCTCAACACGCCCCCTCACGTGTGGGCCAGTATTTTCGGTACCATCATCGTGGGTAGGTCACAGGAGCCCATCATCGATCATAGGTTAATCTACTCTGATACTATATAGAGACACCAATTTCTCTCCATAAAATGCCTAATATGAAGAGTGAggtaactccttataaagaCCAGGATAAGTTTATTCCTAAACTATGTGGGACTTCTcaacacatatttttttttttataggtgcaCATCATAAAACATCTACTcctagataagatgagattatatgTGTGATGGCTCTAGTCTGTACCTCCTTACAATCTTTAAATTGAAAACACCTTTGTCATATACTTGCGGGTTACACCATATTGCCATTGAGCAATCAACATAGGGAAATGATGCCTGTTCACAAATTAGCTGGAGCCTGGAGCTGTAAGAAATGGCCTGTGCATTGCTAGAAAGTAGAAACCATCAAATGTTTACTCACCTAACATCTTGCCGTTGATTTTCTCCTCTCATGGTGTAACTTTGACGAGGGAAGAGCATTAAAAGATCAGATTTTTTCTCATCTTTAGTAGTTAAAACTGATAAGTTGGGATCATCGTCCTCTGGGACATGGCCATAGCTCATCATGAGGGACAAATGCAGGCGGGAACCAATTTCGGATCCAGGTTGGGCTATCTTCATTATATCTCCAACCAAAGAATTGACATACTCCATGTCCTTCGCAACGGCCTTGTTTTTCTCACCACTTACCCTTCCACCATCCCCTACATGCACACAAACTAAATCATACTCGCTTGTCTCTAGAGTCTTCCCTTCTTTAAATCCAAGCAAGTTTAGCAACTCAGACGCCACAACATCCGCTGGTACTTCTGCAAGGGAATGCAGGTTTTTAACTAGGTCATTGGATTCCAACACAGTTAAGCCAAGTTTGGCACCAAAAACTTTCAAACTTGAATTTTTTGTGATTATAACAGCTTTCATTCC
Protein-coding sequences here:
- the LOC109009668 gene encoding uncharacterized protein LOC109009668; this translates as MAGKPSRALVLYCNGLARFIGPSHYHLHSLASKASCGFLTLPSAPPYESEDDRVVREFAVLMDACEAYTDQLHSNTKMPTISERFMGMKAVIITKNSSLKVFGAKLGLTVLESNDLVKNLHSLAEVPADVVASELLNLLGFKEGKTLETSEYDLVCVHVGDGGRVSGEKNKAVAKDMEYVNSLVGDIMKIAQPGSEIGSRLHLSLMMSYGHVPEDDDPNLSVLTTKDEKKSDLLMLFPRQSYTMRGENQRQDVRHHFPMLIAQWQYGVTRKYMTKHGGNLAIPADRFIHEVAFKLWKAPNYGA